A portion of the Aricia agestis chromosome 1, ilAriAges1.1, whole genome shotgun sequence genome contains these proteins:
- the LOC121740405 gene encoding platelet-activating factor acetylhydrolase IB subunit beta homolog yields the protein MNPCSVAAPQPDIEGDGRWNSIHNRFLSDAKGKDADVIFIGDSVLQALEHTEVWNQWFAPLHCLNFSIHRDQTQNVLWRIKNGELDHVDPRVIVLHIGTNNIEHTPEQICEGILEIIHTVREKHPSVYIVLPSLLPRGQYPNKLREKNNKINELLREKVASMKKVEMVTIDKGFIQSDGTISHHDMHDYLVPTNAACRKAFEPVYDLLQQILTEGEPEKDLTPSE from the exons ATGAATCCATGCTCTGTTGCTGCCCCACAACCAGATATTGAAGGCGATGGAAGATGGAATAGCATT cacAACAGATTCCTGTCAGATGCCAAAGGAAAAGATGCGGATGTAATATTTATCGGTGATTCTGTTCTTCAAGCTTTGGAGCACACTGAAGTTTGGAATCAATGGTTTGCGCCGCTCCATTGCCTTAATTTTAGTATTCACAGAGACCAGACTCAAAATGTGCTTTGGCGTATAAAAAATGGAGAGCTTGATCATGTCGATCCCaga GTAATTGTCCTACATATAggaacaaacaatattgaacatACTCCAGAACAAATTTGTGAAGGTATCTTAGAAATAATTCACACAGTTAGAGAGAAGCACCCAAGTGTCTACATTGTATTACCT AGTTTACTACCTAGAGGACAGTATCCTAATAAACTAAGGGAAAAGAACAATAAAATCAATGAATTATTACGAGAAAAGGTGGCTAGTATGAAAAAAGTTGAGATGGTAACAATTGATAAAGGTTTTATTCAAAGTGATGGGACAATTAGCCATCACGACATGCATGACTATCTTGTCCCGACGAATGCAGCTTGTCGAAAAGCTTTCGAGCCAGTTTATGATCTCTTACAACAGATACTCACAGAAGGTGAACCAGAAAAGGACTTGACACCCTCTGAATGA